From the genome of Sporomusa sphaeroides DSM 2875:
AATTCCGGCATCAACAGATACAGGGCGCTGATCCAGCCTCTGGTTACAGCATATAGCTCATCGGCTTCACTGCCCTTAAGGCCGATCCCGCAGGTCTTGTAATACCCGGCAATCTCCTGCGGAGTCAGTTCAAACGTTTCCTGCGCGATGTGGTACAGATAACCTTTGAGCAGCAATTCTTCCCGGCTCTGCAATCCAATAAACCGCGCAATCAAAACAATATGCAGATTGGTTATCCGGTTGAGAGCCAAAAATTCAATAAACCGGTCAATTTCGGTGGTTTCTACCAGATGGTAGTCGTCAATCACCAGTACGGTCCGGGCGGACAGTTCGGTTTTCGCAATAATCCCCAAGGCTTCCTGCAGCGAGACACTGTCTGCAGGAAATCCGAGAAAAAGCAGTTTTTGCCCACAGTCAGTATCGACTTGGGAGAATAAATTACTAAAGGCTTGCCAAAAGTTGCTCAAAGAATTGTCATAAACCATCTGCCACAATACATGAGCTGTGCTTTTGTTTAAATATTCCCTGACGGCGGTAGTTTTGCCGTAACCCATCGGTGCTTCAACAGCGGCCAGAGGATAGTCGAAAATTTCTCCCAGAGCCGCCGTAATTCTTTCGGGAAAATACAGCTTTTTTGTATTATAGCGCTTTACTGTTGTCATTCGCATCACCTTGTATCTTGTTTATGTACAAATACTCACAAGCATCGTGGCGATTTATTCCTATTAGCAAAAAAAGTTGTGCATCCACACTGCCAAAAGCCACAGATTATTGGGCTATGATAATTATTTCCAGAGCAACCGCAACCCACACCAGGTTCGGCCTAATACCTCTCATATGCTGAAATGCCAGTGCAGTCAAATTAAAAAAAACCGGCAAAACCGATGTTGGGCAGTGTGTGGCTGACCCACGCAGTATAACCGCCATCGATACCGCCGGTGAATGTTAGCTCCACTGTGCCGACGGGCATGAAGCCTTAACTACCGCCATTACCTTCTTTATTAAACAATGAAAAACCCCATATTACCAATATAATACAAGGAATTTACCAGATTTCTAATCACCTGGTAGGTGAATTTCTTACAATTATTCAACCGGCTGTCAACCCGCCATTTTAGCAGACGGTTGAGTAATTCCCCTCCTCCCGGAGTAATGACGAAATAGCACGCGAACCTGCGTCCCATTAATCTAAGCGAAAAACCCGCTACCCTCACGGGCAGCGGGTAGTTAGTCTACCGGTTCAAAATTCAATTACAGCGTTAGCAGCATTTTTATATGCGGGATACCATCCTCCAAAAATTCGTCGGAGATTTGTTGAAAGCCCAGTTGCTCATAAAACCCTTTAGCATAGGTCTGGGCTTCGATATAAATATTGTCAGCCCCCAGTTTTTCCTGCGCAACCCGAATCCCTGCCTGCATGACTTTTTTGCCTAAACCGTTTCCCCGCCTGACTGTCAGAACCCTGCCGATAGCAACCTTGTCACAGCTTGGATTAGGGTCTACTACCCTAAGATAAGCCTGAATACAGCCATTTTCTTTATAAAAAATGTGATAAGAAAAAAGGTCTTTTCCGTCTAACTCCTGATAAGGGCAGTCTTGCTCGACCACAAACACCGATACCCTCACCTGTAACAAGTCGTACAGTTCACGGGTGGTCAAATCCTCAAAACGCTTAACAATCAGGTCCATATATTCTCCCTTAGTTTCAAAGCTAATCAGCCCGCTATTTCATATCCTGATTAGATTATACACTACTTCCTCATCAAAAAACAGAGACGTACAGATGCTTGAATAACATGCTGTCATTCTGCCGGTCTGCCAATACCAGCATTATTATCGAGCTTTCTCGAATTGCAGGCATTGGGCAAACAGCCTTTCATATCCTGACGATGCTCCCAGTTCCATATAATCCATTTGCTTGGCCAATGCCTCAAGCTCTCGCTTTACTTCAACAGACATAAGAGCCATATAGGCTCCTGTTTTCGAGGAGTTTCCCACATAATGAATCTTATCCTCAACCTCTGCCGGCAAAATCTCTGTTCCCACCAAGCTGTCGGCCGGCAAATGGGCTCCAAACTGCCCCGCAATCATGACCTTATCCAATTGATTGATATGCAGCTCCGCCTGCCTTAACAGCGCATGAAATCCTGAGAGAATCGCTCCCTTGGCCAATTGAACCTGCCGGATATCTCCCTGGGTAATTCCCAAAGGCTCCTGACCGTCTTTTAAAATAAATTCGCGCTTCTTACCATCCACCCGCAGCAGAGGATATCGGTAATCCGTTTCTTCCAGTTCTTCTTTCTTAATAAAACTGCCATTCTTTTTAACCAGTCCGATACGAAGCAATTCTTTTACAACCGCCAGAATGCCGCTGCCGCATAGGCCTACCGGTGCCTCATCACCGATGACCTTCAGCTCAATCCCCCCGGCAGTAATTGCCACATCTTCTATGGCCCCCACTGCCGCTCTCATGCCGCAGCTGATATTCATTCCTTCCAGGGCCGGCCCCGCAGCACAGGAGCAGGACATCAGCCGGCCGTTTTTAGCTAAAACAATTTCGCCGTTGGTGCCGATATCAATAAACAGGAGATTCTCCCTGCTTTTTTCCAGCTGGCAGACATAAGCCCCGGCTACGATATCCCCGCCGATATAGGAGGATACCGATGGCAGACAATATACCCTTGCGCCCGGGGCTCCCTGTAAGCCAATATCGCTTGCCATTATATTTTTGGCTTTGACAAAGACCGGGGCATACGGGGAGCGTCCGATAGGCGCCGTGTCAATACCCAGCAGGAAGTGCATCATCGTACAATTGGCAGCAATTGAGATCTCATAAATGTTTTGCCTGCTGACAGCCGCCTTACCGCACATGTCTTCAATCAGCGAATTGAGCCCTTCAACAATTGTCTGCTGCAGTTCTTTGCGGCCGTCTGCCGGCTTTTCCAGGCTATAGGAAATTCTGGTTAACACATCAAGGCCAAATTTCTTTTGCGGATTGAGCATGGAAGCGGCAGCCAGCTCATCACCGGTTTTCAGATCAATCAAAGCGGTTACCACCGTTGTTGTGCCAATATCAACCGCCACTCCATAAATAAGCGCCGTTGTATCACCTGTCTCGATCCCGATTAAATCCGTACCGTTAAAAACACCGGTAACCTTCCCCTCCCCGGTGTCCAAATGCTGCAGCAATCGCCAATCCAGGTCTTCCCTGCCCAGGGCATGGCAGAGAGAATCCTCATAGGCACTGGGGTTTTCCAAGGTTGGCTTTTCTATTTGCAAGACTTTTTTGGAAATCCCCGGATTCATGCGAAAATCAGGCATATAGCCGGCTGTCAGTATTTCATGCTTTCTTTCTGTTTGCAGTGTTTCGATCTCGATATCCTCTTCCGGCACTACCAGACAGGCCAGTCTAACACCTGCAGCCATTTCTTCCTTTTTCAAAAGCTTTTTTTCCGTCTCGGAGACAGCAGGCAGCTGCCCCTGCAACAGCCTGATTTTGCATTTCCCGCAGGAGCCTTTGCCGTTGCAGGGATTATCCACAAAGACCCCATTGTCCAGCAGAAGCTGCAGCAAATCCTTGCCCGGGTCGCACTGAATTCTCTTCCCCTCATTCGTAATGAAAATATCAGGCATCGATGTTCGCAGCTCCTTTAGTTACAGCCTCCAGCATTGATTTTACATTTTTCAAAGGGGATTTCATCCCAAGACCGCAGGCAGGAGAGATAATATTGACTCCGTCCTGCACACATCTCTCAGTTAGTGCGGCGACTTTTCCCGGTTCGCCAAATTCAATGGCGTAGGTACTGACATTACCCATCAGCAGCCTGTCTCCCAGATTTTTTCTGGCTTCCCGCATGCTGACAATGGCATCAAAGCTCAACACATGGCTTTTTATTTGGGCTGTTCCCGAATATACCTTGCGCATTTGTCCGCAAATGTGGACAATGGTATACTTATTTTCACTGTGAATACTGTCGACAATTTTATTAATATATTTCACGGCAAATTCTTCAAAGAGCTTGGGTCCCAGAATTTCACCCGTACCGCTTGGATCGGAAATGGCTATAATATCCGCCCCGGCCGCTATTTGCCGTTTGGCAAATGCGATCAGTTGGCCGGTGACAAACTCCATAAACTCATGGGCCTTGGCATTATTTTTTCTTAGTTCTTTATAAAACACAACAGGCTCCATCAGCGAGCTGGCCATGCTGATGGGGCCCGTTATATTCCCGATGACCGGTACGTCATTTCCCTTGGCTTTTAATAATTTAATGGCCTCAACAACTACGTCCGCCCTTCCCTGTCCCTGACGGTTATTGGCTGCGACAAGCCTTTCCCACTCATTTACAGAGGTGATGGCATATTCTACAACATGGGGCTCATAAAAATTTGTTCCCAAATCCACCTTCGCACCCAAATTCTCCGCTTCAATGGTCATGCAAAAGGGAACGCCATAATTTTCAAAGCAGCCTTTTTCATAAACCGCCGCTGCTAAGTCTGCCATCATCCGGGCATTCGTATGGGCCTCCGGAAACCGGATTCCCGCCTCTTCCATCAGCTCCGCAGTGATCATATTCATCATTCCCCCGGGACAAATGCAGGGGGGTCTGTCAATCTGTTCCTCTCTGAAAACCTTATTCAACCGTTCCTTTGGCAATAACACAGCTGCACCCTCCTTTACCTCTAGGCAACATTAAGCAAGCCTTTGATCAGTTTGACTGCTTCAACGGCATTGGGAGAATAACCATCCGCCCCAATGATATCGGCAAATTTCTGGGAGATGGGTCCTCCGCCAATAATCACCTTAACCTCCTCCCTCATGCCCGCTGCTGTTAACAGCTCAATTACCGTGCCCATGCCCCCCATCGTTGTCGTCATCAGGGTTGCCATACATACAAAAGAGGCGTTTACCTCCCTGGCTTTATCCACAAAGCGCTGCAACGGAACGTCCCTTCCCAGATCAACCATCTCGAAGCCGGCGGTTTCCATCATAATCTTCACCAGATTCTTGCCAATATCATGGGTATCTCCCTCAACGACCCCAATGACACCCTTTATCTTTTCTTTCCCTGCTTCGTCTGAAGGAAGATGGGGTCTTAAAATATTCAGCCCCTCATACATGGCGTCTGAGCACAGCAATACATCGGTAACATAATACTCTTCATCTTCATATAATTGGCTTGCACGGTTCATACCGTCCACAAGGCCCCCCATAATGCCGTCGAAAGCCGGATAGCCTGCTGCTACATATTCCTGACAGGCTGCAATTACGTCATCTTCTTCCATGTCCACAACACCGTCTGATAATCTTTTCAGTAATTCTTCTTTAGATACTGCCATAAGTTTCTCCTCCCCATTTTATCATGTATTAAATTTATTCTACTAGCTCATGAAATTTTTGGGCTCCAAGGGCCATTTCCCATATTTCCTGGCAGAAGCCATAAATTGATCAACATTTTCCAGCGGAACATTGCCGGAAAGATCACAGCCTGATGCTAAAATGTAGCCGCTGGGACTGTCATAGGCTTTTTGAATACAACTTTTAACCGCCAGGTCCACATCCTGGGTATTCCCCAAAATTAATACCTCTACAGGGTCTACATTCCCCAGAATCGGAACCTTGCCCCCTGCTACCTGCTTGGTATAGGCCAGATCCACTTTGTTATCGATACTCAACATATCACAGCCTGATGTCACCATGTCTGCCACAATGGCTGTCGTATCTCCGCAAATATGGTAGCATACCATTCCTTTGGCCTCATGGATATCCTGCATCAAATCTATCGTATAAGGCAAAACGAATTCCAAATACTGTTTGCGACTGAGGATCGTCCCGGAAGCAATGGGGTCACACAACAAAATCACAGCCCCGGCTTTAATAAATTCCCGGTAAATCGTCTTTAAGCCTTGAGTACAGAAACGGAGCAACTGGTGTACCTTCTCCGGATTTTTTCTGGTTGCCCTCAGCAAACTCTCTGTTTGATAGATGCTGGCAGCCGCCGTAAAAGGACCGGATATCAATACCCCTGTCGGAACCTCTCTTCCCAGTTCATTAATAAGAATTTTAGTTGCTTCCACATGGAGCTGAAGTTTCCTGTCATTCTTCAGTTCCAGCTTGGCCATGTCCAGCTGGTCCACATGATTTAGATCGTTCAGGGCATAACTCATAATTGCCGGGATGGAGTCTTCCGGATCATTCATCACAGAACCCAGGGCTATCCCTACTCCATGCAATCCGTATTCGATGATGGTTAAATCATTGCCGAATCTTTTATAGGCAGCCACCTGAGCCTTGGCTTCATTTAACGCACTGCTCCTTTTTTCCTTATGGGTCATTCCCAAGGCCAGGCCGGACATGGAGCAGACCACCGGCATAGCCAGAATTCTGTCCATAGGCTTTCCTGTCATAAAAGCGGCCAGCCGTTCGTTAGGGGTCATGTGATCATCTTTATGCATAGGTCACTTTCTCCTTCATTTCCTAATGAAATCCTAGTGAAAATTTGCTGTTGTTTTGCGTCTTTTTTTTAAATTAAAGCAGCTCAAGGGTTTTAACTATCCCGTTTTGCAAGACAAACTCTCTGTTTTTAACGCACATTTGCCCAACAAATTTCGTTTTTCCTACTACTTTTTGACAAGCCGAAAAATAGTTTATAGGCGCACCCAGATCAATGTCCTGCCAAACGGCTTTCTCTGTCCCCAGCAAGGCAAAGGCGGTTTTAGGACAAAGCAGCAGGAGACTTTCATTGCCGAGGATTGTTTCCACTCTTTTAAAGAAAGGATAAGTAAAAAGTTCCACTGTTTTTGCCGACATCTCAGGTCCCAGGATATTCAGGCCGCCGGTAGAATCACCATAACTGAACATAGTGACTCCTGCCTGCTGTGCTGCCTCCACATAGCGCAGCATTTCCCTCTGCAATTTATCAAAAATAAGCTTCATCTGCTCCGGCTTTTTGCGAAATATCTTGAAAATATGCCGGGGCTCCATTAATATATTCAGAATTGTATAAGGTCCTGAAATGTATAAAACTACCTGTTCGCCTTTGTCCTGCAAAGCTTGGCAGGCTTTTAGCACTTCGGCGATACGCCCTTTCGAATAGTCAATTTCAGGCAGGTCCAATAATTCTTCTGCTGTTATGCAAATATAGTCTTCCCCTCTTGGGCCTGCGTTTTCATCACCATAATTAACATGCCCTCCCAGTGCTTCGCCTTCGACCGTATGACAAAAGGGCAATTCACAAAATTCCGTTTTGTCATAGTCCTTCAAGGCCAGAGCCAGTTGGGCCATACCCTGCCACGTTTTATAGGCCTGAGGAAATTCTAAATCCAGTCCCTTTACGGCGTCCTTATTAATTCCCACAGAATTGACATAGGTACACTGAAAGTCAACAATTTTACTCATGCGGCCCTCCTCCCGGCTATTTGCCAAACCACTCCGCTATAGCTTCTTTATTTAAATCAGTACCGATTACAACCACCTTGGCCGCCTTGTCCTCAGCCAGGTATTCCCACCGGCAGTGCTGAGGCGTAAAGTTAAAAAGAATGGAGTGCTGTGTATCAAGCTCCAAAATTCCTTTGGCTCGCAAAATGCAACCGTGTTCCTTGCCGCTTAGGGCTGCCAATACTTTTTCAAGCTCAGCTTCAGAAAAAACCTTTGGCTTCGCAATCGAGAGACTGTCAAACACTTTGGCGGCAGGCATTACATTCATTCTTTCTTTCGCGTCAATACCAAAGCCATGTGCTGTATGTAATATTTCCATAAGTTCTTCGCCGGCATGAGAATACCAATCTTCCTTAACAATAAACGCAACCGGGTTGATTGTGCTTATTTGGGCAATTACTTTTTCCAGCTCCTGCTGTTCCATTTGGTTCATATGGCTGAGGAAAATTATGTGGGCATTGGCAATTTGATCTGAATAGAAACTGCCGAAGTTTTCTGAATAATCATCAAATGCTGCTGCATCTACGATGGTAATCAGATGCTTTATTTGAATAGCCAAATCTCCCGTTTGCCGAATTCCCTGGCAAACCTTGATAATGTCCGAAAGGCTGCCAACTCCCGAAGGTTCTATTAAAATATGCTGCGGGTGATAGCCTAACACCAGCTCTCTTATAGCCTTCTCAAAGTCCTGTACAACGCTGCAACAGATACAGCCGGCATATATTTCTTTAACCGGGAACTCCTTGGGCAGCAAATCCCCGTCAACACCGACTTCACCAAATTCATTTTCTATTAAAGCAATTTTTCCCTCCAGGTTGGGAAGGAGCTTTTTTAGGAAAGACGTCTTGCCAGCCCCTAAAAATCCGGAAACAATACTTATCTGAGTCGTCATATTGTGTACCTCTTTGTAATATGCGATAAACTCCCATTACTAGTATGCTTTAGCATTAATAGAATGTCTAATTGCAAAATTGTATCACTGCTATGCTTTTGGATAGAAATTGTCGATTTGTTACAACGCAAAAAAAGCCGCCCACCAGGGCGAACTGAAGTGCTCCCTGTCAAGTAGACAGAACAAAAAAGAAAAATTTAAGCAGTCTTGGTTCGAAACTCCATCGGACAAAGGCTGTTTAATTTTTTCTGTAGACGTTCGTAGTTATAGAAATAGATATACTGCTCGATCGCGTTTTTAAGATCCTCAAATGTAGGATATTTATGAAGGTAATACTTCTCACATTTCAATGTGCCCCAAAAGCTTTCCATAGGTCCATTATCGATGCATTTGCCGACCCGGGACATACTTTGGGTTAGTCCCTTCGAAACAAGCCGTTTTTTGAAACGTAACGAGGTATATTGAAAGCCGCGATCGCTATGCAGCATAGGTGTAGCTCCAGGGGTTGTTTTCAGAGCCAGTTTTAGTGTTTTAAAAACAAGCGGATTATTGTTGGAATGTCCTATTACGTAAGAGACGATGGACTTGTCATATAAGTCCAAAATCGCACTCAGATATGCTTTTTGACCATTTCCATATTTGAATTCAGTCACATCTGTAACCCATTTTTCATTGGATGTTTGAGCAGTAAATTGTCGGTTTAATAAGTTTTCAGCTATATGTTGTGGTGTAGATCGAATATAACTTTTTCTCTTTCGACGAATCACAGCTTTGATCCCAGCAACCTTCATTAAACGATAGATTCGCTTATGATTAACTGGATAGCCGATTTGGCGGGTTACATGAATAGTAAGTTGGCGGTATCCAAAGATCCCTTCTACTTTTTCATAAAGAAGAAGCATCGTATCTAGAAGTTCCTGGTTTACTTTCTCACGAGGACTCTCTTTACGGTTTAGCCACTTGTAATAGCTGGAACGGGGAAGCTGTAACAGTTCGCAAAGAAGATTCACACTAAAACCATGTTCGCTTTGCACCGATTGAATGGCACGATAGAGATGGTCCTGCCGTGTCTGACTTAGCTTCACCGCCTTTCGAACTGTTGTAACTTTTTTAATAAAGCATTTTCTGCCCGAAGGCGCTCATTTTCATATTCTAGTTTCTTCATCGCCAGTTTTTGACGCTCGATATCAGTGAGTTCTTCCGGTGCTTTTTTACGCCCACGGCCATCTTTTAAAGCCTCTTCGCCACCAGACTCATATTTAGCTACCCATTGATATACTTGCTGATAGGATACCTAATACTGCGTTGCTGTACCCTGGTAATCGTGGTTATTTGCTAAGCAATACAGGACAATATCAATCCGTTCCTTCCAATCGGTAGACCGTCCTTTTGTCATAGTGCTTGTCCCTCCGGTTCCTGTGGATTTAAAGCTACTATGACTATTATACTTTTTAATCCAATTGCGCAGTTGACGACAACTCAATATTTTATACTTTTCTATGATTTCTTTCTGAGACGTTTCTCCAGAAAGAAATTCATGCACTGCAGAAAGCTTCAGTTCTGCTGAGTAACTCTGATTCTGGTATCTATCTTCCAGACCTTCGATTCCATGATGTTTCAGACGATGTATCCATCGCTTTACGGTTGTAATATCAACGTCATATTTATTGGCAACAGATCGCTGGCTTGATTCTCCTTGCCCAAACTCATAGATGATTGCCAACTTTTCTGCACCGCTATATCGACTCTTCTTAGGCATGAAAATGCTCCCCCTTTTGGTAACAGGTTTTATTATTTCTCCTGTCTACCTATTGGGGAGCATATCAAACCCGGCAGGCCGCTTGCAAAAAAAGGAAGGATACTTAAAGGATGATTTAATATTACATCAAAATAGTCAATATTGTGTTATAGCTTGGTAAATATTATGTTAAATCATTCTAGGGCGAAATAACTATTATCCAACACCAACAAAACAACGCCAAGCAGAATAGCCGCCTGGCGTTTGGTTAAACTAAGCATAATCCTCACTCTTCTCCCATTAAGCGCCGCCTCCACGGCGCTATTTTTCTATCCTTCAGTTATTTAGCAGATGACTATAAGAATCAACGTAACCAGTGCAATCACAAACGCAATAGCAAGCCATATTTGCCATTGATCGAAATTATGGTAAGCAGCAAAACCATTAACTTTACGCCCGACACCATCAATCGTATTTTTTATTTTCCCTATATCCATATTAACCCCCCGCTCACGTTATGTTATTATATTGTATTCACCTTACGCTTGAGCCGCCCGTAAGCACGGTTAACTATTTTGCCGATACCAATTGCTTTACCCCTGATTAAATCCCCCACC
Proteins encoded in this window:
- a CDS encoding GNAT family N-acetyltransferase, whose amino-acid sequence is MDLIVKRFEDLTTRELYDLLQVRVSVFVVEQDCPYQELDGKDLFSYHIFYKENGCIQAYLRVVDPNPSCDKVAIGRVLTVRRGNGLGKKVMQAGIRVAQEKLGADNIYIEAQTYAKGFYEQLGFQQISDEFLEDGIPHIKMLLTL
- a CDS encoding ASKHA domain-containing protein; this translates as MPDIFITNEGKRIQCDPGKDLLQLLLDNGVFVDNPCNGKGSCGKCKIRLLQGQLPAVSETEKKLLKKEEMAAGVRLACLVVPEEDIEIETLQTERKHEILTAGYMPDFRMNPGISKKVLQIEKPTLENPSAYEDSLCHALGREDLDWRLLQHLDTGEGKVTGVFNGTDLIGIETGDTTALIYGVAVDIGTTTVVTALIDLKTGDELAAASMLNPQKKFGLDVLTRISYSLEKPADGRKELQQTIVEGLNSLIEDMCGKAAVSRQNIYEISIAANCTMMHFLLGIDTAPIGRSPYAPVFVKAKNIMASDIGLQGAPGARVYCLPSVSSYIGGDIVAGAYVCQLEKSRENLLFIDIGTNGEIVLAKNGRLMSCSCAAGPALEGMNISCGMRAAVGAIEDVAITAGGIELKVIGDEAPVGLCGSGILAVVKELLRIGLVKKNGSFIKKEELEETDYRYPLLRVDGKKREFILKDGQEPLGITQGDIRQVQLAKGAILSGFHALLRQAELHINQLDKVMIAGQFGAHLPADSLVGTEILPAEVEDKIHYVGNSSKTGAYMALMSVEVKRELEALAKQMDYMELGASSGYERLFAQCLQFEKAR
- a CDS encoding MtaA/CmuA family methyltransferase; its protein translation is MLLPKERLNKVFREEQIDRPPCICPGGMMNMITAELMEEAGIRFPEAHTNARMMADLAAAVYEKGCFENYGVPFCMTIEAENLGAKVDLGTNFYEPHVVEYAITSVNEWERLVAANNRQGQGRADVVVEAIKLLKAKGNDVPVIGNITGPISMASSLMEPVVFYKELRKNNAKAHEFMEFVTGQLIAFAKRQIAAGADIIAISDPSGTGEILGPKLFEEFAVKYINKIVDSIHSENKYTIVHICGQMRKVYSGTAQIKSHVLSFDAIVSMREARKNLGDRLLMGNVSTYAIEFGEPGKVAALTERCVQDGVNIISPACGLGMKSPLKNVKSMLEAVTKGAANIDA
- a CDS encoding corrinoid protein, with product MAVSKEELLKRLSDGVVDMEEDDVIAACQEYVAAGYPAFDGIMGGLVDGMNRASQLYEDEEYYVTDVLLCSDAMYEGLNILRPHLPSDEAGKEKIKGVIGVVEGDTHDIGKNLVKIMMETAGFEMVDLGRDVPLQRFVDKAREVNASFVCMATLMTTTMGGMGTVIELLTAAGMREEVKVIIGGGPISQKFADIIGADGYSPNAVEAVKLIKGLLNVA
- a CDS encoding uroporphyrinogen decarboxylase family protein; this translates as MHKDDHMTPNERLAAFMTGKPMDRILAMPVVCSMSGLALGMTHKEKRSSALNEAKAQVAAYKRFGNDLTIIEYGLHGVGIALGSVMNDPEDSIPAIMSYALNDLNHVDQLDMAKLELKNDRKLQLHVEATKILINELGREVPTGVLISGPFTAAASIYQTESLLRATRKNPEKVHQLLRFCTQGLKTIYREFIKAGAVILLCDPIASGTILSRKQYLEFVLPYTIDLMQDIHEAKGMVCYHICGDTTAIVADMVTSGCDMLSIDNKVDLAYTKQVAGGKVPILGNVDPVEVLILGNTQDVDLAVKSCIQKAYDSPSGYILASGCDLSGNVPLENVDQFMASARKYGKWPLEPKNFMS
- a CDS encoding uroporphyrinogen decarboxylase family protein, producing the protein MSKIVDFQCTYVNSVGINKDAVKGLDLEFPQAYKTWQGMAQLALALKDYDKTEFCELPFCHTVEGEALGGHVNYGDENAGPRGEDYICITAEELLDLPEIDYSKGRIAEVLKACQALQDKGEQVVLYISGPYTILNILMEPRHIFKIFRKKPEQMKLIFDKLQREMLRYVEAAQQAGVTMFSYGDSTGGLNILGPEMSAKTVELFTYPFFKRVETILGNESLLLLCPKTAFALLGTEKAVWQDIDLGAPINYFSACQKVVGKTKFVGQMCVKNREFVLQNGIVKTLELL
- a CDS encoding CobW family GTP-binding protein; this encodes MTTQISIVSGFLGAGKTSFLKKLLPNLEGKIALIENEFGEVGVDGDLLPKEFPVKEIYAGCICCSVVQDFEKAIRELVLGYHPQHILIEPSGVGSLSDIIKVCQGIRQTGDLAIQIKHLITIVDAAAFDDYSENFGSFYSDQIANAHIIFLSHMNQMEQQELEKVIAQISTINPVAFIVKEDWYSHAGEELMEILHTAHGFGIDAKERMNVMPAAKVFDSLSIAKPKVFSEAELEKVLAALSGKEHGCILRAKGILELDTQHSILFNFTPQHCRWEYLAEDKAAKVVVIGTDLNKEAIAEWFGK
- a CDS encoding IS3 family transposase codes for the protein MKLSQTRQDHLYRAIQSVQSEHGFSVNLLCELLQLPRSSYYKWLNRKESPREKVNQELLDTMLLLYEKVEGIFGYRQLTIHVTRQIGYPVNHKRIYRLMKVAGIKAVIRRKRKSYIRSTPQHIAENLLNRQFTAQTSNEKWVTDVTEFKYGNGQKAYLSAILDLYDKSIVSYVIGHSNNNPLVFKTLKLALKTTPGATPMLHSDRGFQYTSLRFKKRLVSKGLTQSMSRVGKCIDNGPMESFWGTLKCEKYYLHKYPTFEDLKNAIEQYIYFYNYERLQKKLNSLCPMEFRTKTA
- a CDS encoding helix-turn-helix domain-containing protein, translating into MPKKSRYSGAEKLAIIYEFGQGESSQRSVANKYDVDITTVKRWIHRLKHHGIEGLEDRYQNQSYSAELKLSAVHEFLSGETSQKEIIEKYKILSCRQLRNWIKKYNSHSSFKSTGTGGTSTMTKGRSTDWKERIDIVLYCLANNHDYQGTATQY